In Cercospora beticola chromosome 3, complete sequence, the following proteins share a genomic window:
- a CDS encoding uncharacterized protein (BUSCO:EOG092656IY), whose amino-acid sequence MGWLWSSNSGDSAKKPSSTEAQPSNTNQNESSIALTEEQRLRIFGRPSPAPSSSSTSQQTREQAADAELDALIREFSSSDPTNPTKALSALTKAEQQDQQHTERTALPAQNHHEPPPTSRLLPDGSLDISPSAILPRTMSCRQQFDQAFYCQSLGGKFNDIYRYGHLRACSEQWGAFWFCMRTRTLPDKEKEEAIVQFYQERDEKRKKERGGSSEDVWQLRTKAVERAFWRDPDEDVEGSQDGMVKSGRD is encoded by the coding sequence ATGGGCTGGCTATGGTCTTCGAACAGCGGCGACTCTGCCAAAAAGCCCTCATCGACTGAAGCACAACCTTCAAATACGAATCAGAATGAAAGCTCGATAGCCCTCACTGAAGAACAACGCCTACGTATCTTCGGCCGCCCATCACCCGcaccctcttcctcttctacaTCGCAGCAGACACGAGAGCAAGCTGCCGACGCCGAGCTCGACGCCCTCATCAGAGaattctcctcctccgaccCAACAAACCCTACCAAAGCCCTCTCAGCCCTCACAAAAGCCGAGCAACAAGACCAGCAACACACAGAACGCACCGCCCTCCCAGCACAAAACCACCACGAACCCCCACCAACCTCACGTCTCCTCCCCGATGGTAGCCTCGACATCTCCCCCTCAGCAATCCTCCCTCGCACAATGTCCTGCCGCCAACAATTCGACCAAGCATTCTACTGCCAATCCCTAGGCGGGAAGTTCAACGACATATATCGCTATGGACATCTGAGAGCTTGTTCGGAGCAATGGGGGGCGTTTTGGTTTTGTATGCGGACGAGGACGTTGCCGGAtaaggagaaggaagaggcgATTGTGCAGTTCTATCAGGAGAGGgatgagaagaggaagaaggagcgtGGTGGGAGTAGTGAGGATGTTTGGCAGTTGAGGACAAAGGCTGTGGAGAGAGCGTTTTGGAGGGATCCGGATGAGGATGTGGAGGGGAGTCAGGACGGGATGGTGAAGAGTGGGAGGGATTGA